tggttAGACAACTGTATACACAAGGATATATTAGTTTTCTAAAAATTGACAATTTAGTTTGtctttataatataaaaaactcAGTGCAAAACTGTGTTTATCCAGCTCAATAGTCTCCTCCCATGGCGGAGTCGCGGAGAGTGGCGGTGATCGGAGCCGGGCCATCGGGTCTTGTGACGGCGCGTGAGCTACAAAGAGAAGGTCACCGAGTTGTAGTATTCGAGAAATCGAACCAACTGGGTGGTCTATGGGATTACAATCCTCAAGTTGAGACCGATTTACTCAGTCTCGATCCAAACAGAGAAATTATTCATAGCAGTCTTTACAAATCTCTTCGAACTAATCTTCCTCGACAACTCATGAGTTTTAGCGATTACTCTTTCGATTGTGCAGAAAATGGGAACCGATTGAACTTTCCTGAGCACGAAGAAGTATTGAAGTTTTTGAATGAGTTTGCTAACGATTTTGCGATCAATGAGTTGATCCGATTCAACACGGAAGTTGTACGAGTTGCGCCGGTTGAATTTGGGGGAAATCGTTGGATTGTTGAGTCGAAATCGGAGGAGTTAAGTTCAGAAGAAGTGTTTGATTCTGTAGTGATTTGTAATGGTCACTATACAGTACCCAGAGTTGCAAATATTCCAGGTAATATCTGTCACCTTCTAATAGTGAAAACAAAATTATGATGGTAAGAGTTGAACAGAAAACAATTTTACCTTGCTTCACTCACAAGTCACAGCATGGTGATCAAAGAAATGAGAATGATTGGATTTTATTTTGAACTAATTGTTGTTAGTTAATATCCAAAGGTATAAAAAATTGGCCTGGAAAACAAATACATAGCCACAATTATCGAGTTCCTGAGCCATTTAAGGATCAGGCAAGACCTTTATACACTTTCTGCATTTTCACTTCTTAAAGTTACATACAACAAGTCTATGCTTCCACTtgtaaattgatttttgtattCAGACTGTAGTAGTAATTGGAGATGGACCAAGTGGGCTTGATATTTGCCGAGACATAGCGACTGTAGCCAAGCAAGTTCATCTTTCAACAAGATCTTCTGAAATTGAAGTTTCGAAATTGGACAATTATGAAAATCTATGGAACCATTCAAAGGTATGTAATTGTTTTAGATGTTGTTGATTATGATATAGAAAGGGAGCTGATTTTGGAAGTTCTTATTGCAGATTGATCATGTTGATGAAAGTGGTGAAGTGACTTTCTTGGATGGATCTTCTATTCATGCTGATATCATTCTCCATTGCACAGGGTTTAGTTCAAATCTTGAGTCTTTTTGTTTTCACAAAAATCGTGtgatcatctcatctaaaaaatTTAAGCTGTTAGAGATCACCCTTTTACTTATATCTTCAACACGCCCTGATTTAATCTTGTGGGCTAAGCTCGTGGAAGTTTTTTTGTTAATGTGTGGTAGTGAGACACACAAACCGAAGGACTTCTATCTATTATGAtatcatgttgaattgttaTAGAGAACATACTTGTATTTACTTAGTGATGTCTTTAACATTATTTTCTTGCACATACAGATACAAGTATGATTTCCCATTTCTTGAAACCAATGGAATAGTAAGTGTAGATGACGAGGGCCG
The DNA window shown above is from Solanum stenotomum isolate F172 chromosome 6, ASM1918654v1, whole genome shotgun sequence and carries:
- the LOC125867312 gene encoding flavin-containing monooxygenase FMO GS-OX-like 2 isoform X8; the encoded protein is MAESRRVAVIGAGPSGLVTARELQREGHRVVVFEKSNQLGGLWDYNPQVETDLLSLDPNREIIHSSLYKSLRTNLPRQLMSFSDYSFDCAENGNRLNFPEHEEVLKFLNEFANDFAINELIRFNTEVVRVAPVEFGGNRWIVESKSEELSSEEVFDSVVICNGHYTVPRVANIPGIKNWPGKQIHSHNYRVPEPFKDQTVVVIGDGPSGLDICRDIATVAKQVHLSTRSSEIEVSKLDNYENLWNHSKIDHVDESGEVTFLDGSSIHADIILHCTGYKYDFPFLETNGIVSVDDEGRAVGPLYKHVFPPKLSPCLSFVGIPSQGIVFLMFELQAKWIAQVLSGKVFLSEEEMLADVEDHNRQLEEAGTPKRHTHRLHPQMEYMDWIAAQMGIPSVDAGLKEMYWSIYRCAGEVGYANYRDLWVFDNLAKYSL
- the LOC125867312 gene encoding flavin-containing monooxygenase FMO GS-OX-like 2 isoform X3 encodes the protein MAESRRVAVIGAGPSGLVTARELQREGHRVVVFEKSNQLGGLWDYNPQVETDLLSLDPNREIIHSSLYKSLRTNLPRQLMSFSDYSFDCAENGNRLNFPEHEEVLKFLNEFANDFAINELIRFNTEVVRVAPVEFGGNRWIVESKSEELSSEEVFDSVVICNGHYTVPRVANIPGIKNWPGKQIHSHNYRVPEPFKDQTVVVIGDGPSGLDICRDIATVAKQVHLSTRSSEIEVSKLDNYENLWNHSKIDHVDESGEVTFLDGSSIHADIILHCTGYKYDFPFLETNGIVSVDDEGRAVGPLYKHVFPPKLSPCLSFVGIPSQTFHCDDQGIIFLGSELQAKWIAQVLSGKVLLPSEDDMLADVEDHNRQLEEAGIPKRHTHRLHPHVMEYIDWIAAQMEMPSLDAGLKEMYWSIYRCIGKVGYANYRDLWVFDNLAKLSL
- the LOC125867312 gene encoding flavin-containing monooxygenase FMO GS-OX-like 2 isoform X1 encodes the protein MAESRRVAVIGAGPSGLVTARELQREGHRVVVFEKSNQLGGLWDYNPQVETDLLSLDPNREIIHSSLYKSLRTNLPRQLMSFSDYSFDCAENGNRLNFPEHEEVLKFLNEFANDFAINELIRFNTEVVRVAPVEFGGNRWIVESKSEELSSEEVFDSVVICNGHYTVPRVANIPGIKNWPGKQIHSHNYRVPEPFKDQTVVVIGDGPSGLDICRDIATVAKQVHLSTRSSEIEVSKLDNYENLWNHSKIDHVDESGEVTFLDGSSIHADIILHCTGYKYDFPFLETNGIVSVDDEGRAVGPLYKHVFPPKLSPCLSFVGIPSQTFHCDDQGIIFLGSELQAKWIAQVLSGKVLLPSEDDMLADVEDHNRQLEEAGIPKRHTHRLHPHVMEYMDWIAAQMGIPSVDAGLKEMYWSIYRCAGEVGYANYRDLWVFDNLAKYSL
- the LOC125867312 gene encoding flavin-containing monooxygenase FMO GS-OX-like 2 isoform X4, which produces MAESRRVAVIGAGPSGLVTARELQREGHRVVVFEKSNQLGGLWDYNPQVETDLLSLDPNREIIHSSLYKSLRTNLPRQLMSFSDYSFDCAENGNRLNFPEHEEVLKFLNEFANDFAINELIRFNTEVVRVAPVEFGGNRWIVESKSEELSSEEVFDSVVICNGHYTVPRVANIPGIKNWPGKQIHSHNYRVPEPFKDQTVVVIGDGPSGLDICRDIATVAKQVHLSTRSSEIEVSKLDNYENLWNHSKIDHVDESGEVTFLDGSSIHADIILHCTGYKYDFPFLETNGIVSVDDEGRAVGPLYKHVFPPKLSPCLSFVGIPSQGIIFLGSELQAKWIAQVLSGKVLLPSEDDMLADVEDHNRQLEEAGIPKRHTHRLHPHVMEYIDWIAAQMEMPSLDAGLKEMYWSIYRCIGKVGYANYRDLWVFDNLAKLSL
- the LOC125867312 gene encoding flavin-containing monooxygenase FMO GS-OX-like 2 isoform X5, which encodes MAESRRVAVIGAGPSGLVTARELQREGHRVVVFEKSNQLGGLWDYNPQVETDLLSLDPNREIIHSSLYKSLRTNLPRQLMSFSDYSFDCAENGNRLNFPEHEEVLKFLNEFANDFAINELIRFNTEVVRVAPVEFGGNRWIVESKSEELSSEEVFDSVVICNGHYTVPRVANIPGIKNWPGKQIHSHNYRVPEPFKDQTVVVIGDGPSGLDICRDIATVAKQVHLSTRSSEIEVSKLDNYENLWNHSKIDHVDESGEVTFLDGSSIHADIILHCTGYKYDFPFLETNGIVSVDDEGRAVGPLYKHVFPPKLSPCLSFVGIPSQGIIFLGSELQAKWIAQVLSGKVLLPSEDDMLADVEDHNRQLEEAGIPKRHTHRLHPHVMEYMDWIAAQMGIPSVDAGLKEMYWSIYRCAGEVGYANYRDLWVFDNLAKYSL
- the LOC125867312 gene encoding flavin-containing monooxygenase FMO GS-OX-like 2 isoform X2, which translates into the protein MAESRKVAVIGAGASGLVTSRELQREGHRVVVFEKSNQLGGLWDYNPQVETDLLSLDPNREIIHSSLYKSLRTNLPRQLMSFSDYSFDCAENGNRLNFPEHEEVLKFLNEFANDFAINELIRFNTEVVRVAPVEFGGNRWIVESKSEELSSEEVFDSVVICNGHYTVPRVANIPGIKNWPGKQIHSHNYRVPEPFKDQTVVVIGDGPSGLDICRDIATVAKQVHLSTRSSEIEVSKLDNYENLWNHSKIDHVDESGEVTFLDGSSIHADIILHCTGYKYDFPFLETNGIVSVDDEGRAVGPLYKHVFPPKLSPCLSFVGIPSQTFHCDDQGIIFLGSELQAKWIAQVLSGKVLLPSEDDMLADVEDHNRQLEEAGIPKRHTHRLHPHVMEYMDWIAAQMGIPSVDAGLKEMYWSIYRCAGEVGYANYRDLWVFDNLAKYSL